A single region of the Vibrio chagasii genome encodes:
- a CDS encoding DMT family transporter has product MHYLLPFFTVCIWGANAIVNKLAASTIEPSAMSFYRWFIAMLILTPFCIRSVIKQWPIIKPNLTKLAFLGFLGMVLNQSLGYYAGLTTSASNMALITSLVPLISVFLSVPLLNKSISSLSIVGGVLSLSGLALMLGKGDPLFFIHQELTQGDGYMLIAACVYASYCVLLKRWKMPISNWVVIYMQGIFAVAMLAPLWLTSDQLVPSQQAIPLIAYAAVAASILAPWMWVKAIDTIGADSSAMFMNLMPVVAIVLASTWLGEEINQFHIIGGIMVVSGVILAQVKRKPRLEAPLPQQS; this is encoded by the coding sequence ATGCATTATCTTTTACCTTTTTTCACAGTCTGTATCTGGGGTGCCAATGCGATAGTCAACAAGCTCGCTGCAAGCACCATCGAACCAAGCGCGATGAGTTTTTACCGTTGGTTTATTGCGATGTTAATTCTGACTCCTTTTTGCATTCGCTCGGTAATCAAACAATGGCCAATCATTAAACCTAACTTAACAAAGCTGGCTTTCCTTGGCTTTCTAGGCATGGTGTTGAACCAATCTTTAGGTTACTACGCAGGCTTAACCACTTCCGCTTCGAACATGGCTTTGATTACATCATTAGTGCCATTGATCAGCGTATTCCTTAGCGTGCCACTGCTTAACAAGTCGATTTCAAGTTTGAGTATTGTGGGCGGTGTGTTGTCTCTATCAGGCTTAGCATTAATGCTTGGTAAAGGCGATCCCCTATTCTTCATCCATCAAGAGTTAACGCAAGGCGATGGCTACATGTTAATCGCAGCTTGTGTGTATGCTTCTTACTGCGTGTTGCTCAAACGTTGGAAAATGCCGATAAGCAATTGGGTTGTCATCTACATGCAAGGGATATTCGCGGTCGCGATGTTGGCTCCACTTTGGCTAACGAGCGATCAGCTAGTGCCTTCACAACAAGCCATTCCTTTGATTGCTTACGCAGCGGTAGCGGCTTCTATTTTAGCACCTTGGATGTGGGTCAAAGCGATTGACACGATTGGCGCTGATTCAAGTGCGATGTTCATGAACTTAATGCCTGTAGTCGCGATTGTATTGGCATCGACATGGTTAGGCGAAGAGATTAACCAGTTCCATATCATTGGCGGTATCATGGTCGTTTCTGGTGTTATCCTTGCTCAAGTAAAAAGAAAACCAAGACTGGAAGCGCCACTACCTCAACAAAGTTAA